One segment of Nocardioides sp. QY071 DNA contains the following:
- a CDS encoding glycosyltransferase: MDRRPLFSIVTPVYAPPLDVLEDTIRSVLAQTFEDWEFILVDDLSPDEGVRTLLRRYAAMDPRIRVIERETNGHIVAASNDGIAAARGEFIALLDHDDLLVPDALQANADVLREDSAIDYVYSDEDKTADGVTFYDEFLKPDWSPERLRSQNYCCHFSVLRTSLVREVGGFRQGYDGSQDHDLILRVTERARAIHHIPAILYHWRVIPGSAAGELEAKPYAVEAGRRAVADQMERLGIPATVEAIWPGMYRVERPLSEDVSVSIVITTEGADGLVRGRRRVHVVEAVRSALARTAHEKVEVVVVHAAAMRESVASQLGEVAGDRLVLVPVGEPLHRSRWTNFGVLASTGDRIVLLDERVELTSDAWLETLVAPLDDTTVGITGAKLLHSDGTVAHAGVAGAHGHFGGVYRFRPGDAPGRFGDLWVSREVSAVAGACLAVRRETYLAVGGATETLHDHLYDVDLCLKVRAAGHEVLYVPAAEGLHNPPLGEDHAVGQVARGPLRARWGRPTRDAYTDVREADWGTLRQRR, from the coding sequence GTGGACCGCCGACCTCTCTTCTCCATCGTCACGCCGGTCTACGCGCCGCCGCTCGACGTGCTGGAGGACACGATCAGGTCCGTGCTCGCACAGACCTTCGAGGACTGGGAGTTCATCCTCGTCGACGATCTGTCTCCCGACGAGGGCGTGCGCACGCTGCTGCGTCGCTACGCCGCGATGGACCCGCGGATCCGGGTCATCGAGCGCGAGACGAACGGTCACATCGTCGCGGCGTCGAACGACGGGATCGCCGCGGCACGAGGGGAGTTCATCGCCCTCCTCGACCACGACGACCTCCTGGTCCCTGACGCATTGCAGGCCAACGCCGACGTGCTGCGGGAGGACTCCGCGATCGACTACGTCTACTCCGACGAGGACAAGACGGCCGACGGGGTCACGTTCTACGACGAGTTCCTGAAGCCCGACTGGTCGCCGGAGCGCCTGCGGTCGCAGAACTACTGTTGCCACTTCTCCGTCCTGCGCACCAGCCTGGTCCGTGAGGTCGGCGGATTCCGGCAGGGCTACGACGGGTCGCAGGACCACGACCTGATCCTCCGGGTCACCGAACGGGCCCGAGCGATCCACCACATCCCCGCCATCCTCTACCACTGGCGGGTCATCCCCGGTTCCGCCGCGGGGGAGTTGGAGGCGAAGCCGTACGCCGTCGAGGCGGGCCGGCGAGCAGTGGCCGACCAGATGGAGCGGCTCGGCATCCCCGCGACGGTCGAGGCCATCTGGCCCGGCATGTACCGCGTGGAGCGACCGCTCTCGGAGGACGTGTCGGTCAGCATCGTGATCACGACCGAGGGTGCGGACGGCCTGGTCCGTGGACGTCGCCGGGTGCACGTGGTCGAGGCCGTGCGCAGCGCGCTGGCTCGCACCGCGCACGAGAAGGTCGAGGTCGTCGTCGTGCACGCCGCCGCGATGCGCGAGTCCGTCGCGTCGCAGCTCGGCGAGGTCGCGGGGGACCGCCTGGTCCTGGTTCCGGTCGGCGAGCCGCTGCATCGGAGCCGTTGGACCAACTTCGGCGTCCTGGCGTCGACGGGCGACCGGATCGTCCTGCTCGACGAGCGTGTGGAGCTCACCAGCGACGCGTGGCTGGAGACCCTCGTGGCTCCGCTGGACGACACGACGGTCGGGATCACCGGCGCCAAGCTGCTCCACAGCGACGGCACCGTCGCGCATGCCGGCGTCGCAGGAGCACATGGGCACTTCGGGGGCGTGTATCGATTCCGCCCCGGCGATGCGCCGGGTCGTTTCGGCGACCTGTGGGTCTCGCGCGAGGTGAGCGCCGTCGCCGGCGCCTGCCTGGCCGTGCGCCGAGAGACCTACCTCGCCGTCGGTGGCGCGACGGAGACGCTGCACGATCACCTGTACGACGTCGACCTCTGCCTGAAGGTGCGTGCCGCCGGGCACGAGGTCCTCTACGTCCCTGCGGCCGAGGGCCTCCACAACCCGCCGCTCGGCGAGGACCATGCCGTCGGCCAGGTCGCTCGCGGCCCGCTGCGGGCGAGGTGGGGAAGGCCCACGCGCGACGCCTACACCGACGTGCGCGAGGCCGATTGGGGCACCCTGCGGCAGCGGAGGTAG
- a CDS encoding class I SAM-dependent methyltransferase, translating to MTSDSDQATSPSTGSSDYGSSYYRAHLGGNDDYRWEDDEWRAFFTGAAQRIVGLVEPRTSLDVGCARGLLVQALAQEGVDARGVDISDHAVETSHPDVRNRLSVQSATEPLGGPYDLITCVEVVEHMSPGDAQKAIDNICAATDTILFSSSPSDFYEATHINVHPTQEWVAWFAERGFYRRLDADVTFLAPWAVLFERADLSKRSIVERYESRLVPALIEISEKTSALLATSRRLAEVEDSVGVRRVVDDAEVLALHADLTAIDHVLGLEATVARQERELKNLRRRLKATREKLDDARTATAKSRAEVTAVRSSRTWRVGRFVTGLGGLRR from the coding sequence ATGACTTCCGACAGCGATCAGGCCACCAGTCCCTCGACCGGCTCGTCTGACTACGGCAGCAGTTACTACCGGGCGCACCTCGGTGGCAACGACGACTACCGGTGGGAGGACGACGAGTGGCGGGCGTTCTTCACCGGGGCTGCGCAGCGCATCGTCGGCCTCGTCGAGCCTCGGACCAGCCTCGACGTCGGGTGTGCCCGGGGACTCCTGGTCCAGGCGCTGGCGCAGGAGGGCGTCGACGCCAGGGGCGTCGACATCTCGGACCACGCCGTCGAGACCTCGCACCCGGACGTGCGGAACCGGCTGTCCGTGCAGTCGGCGACCGAGCCGCTCGGCGGACCCTACGACCTGATCACCTGCGTCGAGGTCGTCGAGCACATGTCGCCCGGCGACGCCCAGAAGGCGATCGACAACATTTGCGCGGCGACCGACACGATCCTGTTCAGCTCGAGCCCCTCCGACTTCTACGAGGCGACGCACATCAACGTGCACCCGACCCAGGAGTGGGTGGCCTGGTTCGCGGAGCGTGGCTTCTACCGGCGCCTCGACGCGGACGTCACCTTCCTGGCGCCGTGGGCGGTCCTGTTCGAGCGTGCCGACCTCAGCAAGCGGAGCATCGTCGAGCGCTACGAGTCGCGACTGGTCCCGGCCCTGATCGAGATCTCGGAGAAGACGAGCGCGCTGCTCGCGACGAGTCGGCGGCTCGCCGAGGTCGAGGACTCGGTCGGTGTGCGGCGCGTCGTCGACGATGCCGAGGTGCTCGCGCTCCACGCCGACCTCACTGCCATCGACCACGTGCTCGGACTGGAGGCGACCGTCGCCCGCCAGGAGCGGGAGCTGAAGAACCTGCGTCGTCGCCTCAAGGCCACGCGCGAGAAGCTCGACGACGCTCGTACGGCGACGGCGAAGTCGCGCGCCGAGGTCACGGCCGTGCGCTCGTCGAGGACCTGGCGGGTCGGTCGCTTCGTCACCGGCCTCGGCGGCCTTCGTCGATGA